In the genome of Manis javanica isolate MJ-LG chromosome 17, MJ_LKY, whole genome shotgun sequence, one region contains:
- the ZNF821 gene encoding zinc finger protein 821 isoform X2: MMKTDFPGDLGSQRQAIQQLRDQDSSSSDSEGDEEETTQDEVSSHTSEEDGGVVKVEKELENAEQPVGGNEVVEHEVTENLNPDPLLGLCQCPLCQLDCGSREQLIAHVYQHTAAVVSAKSYMCPVCGRALSSPGSLGRHLLIHSEDQRSNCAVCGARFTSHATFNSEKLPEVLNMESLPPAHSEGSSSTEGKDVAFSTPVYPAGILLVCNNCAAYRKLLEAQTPSVRKWALRRQNEPLEVRLQRLERERTAKKSRRDNETPEEREVRRMRDREAKRLQRMQETDEQRARRLQRDREAMRLKRANETPEKRQARLIREREAKRLKRRLEKMDMMLRAQFGQDPSAMAALAAEMNFFQLPVSGVELDSQLLGKMAFEEQNSSSLH; encoded by the exons ATGATGAAAACTGATTTTCCTGGAGACCTTGGCAGTCAGCGACAAGCTATCCAACAACTAAGAGATCAGGACTCCAGTAGCA gtgacagtgagggtgaTGAAGAGGAGACCACACAGGATGAAGTCTCTTCCCACACATCAGAGGAAGATGGAGGGGTGGTCAAAGTGGAAAAAGAGTTAGAAAATGCAGAACagcctgttggtgggaatgaagtGGTAGAGCACGAG GTCACAGAGAATTTGAATCCTGACCCCTTACTTGGACTCTGCCAGTGTCCCCTCTGCCAGTTAGACTGTGGGAGTCGAGAGCAACTGATTGCGCATGTGTACCAG CACACTGCAGCAGTGGTGAGCGCCAAGAGCTATATGTGTCCTGTCTGTGGCCGGGCCCTCAGCTCCCCAGGGTCACTGGGTCGCCACCTCCTAATCCACTCGGAGGACCAGCGATCTaactgtgctgtgtgtggagcCCGTTTCACCAGCCATGCCACGTTTAACAG TGAGAAACTTCCTGAAGTACTTAATATGGAGTCCCTACCCCCAGCCCACAGCGAGGGCTCCTCCAGTACTGAGGGAAAGGACGTTGCCTTTAGTACTCCCGTGTACCCTGCTGGTATTCTGCTTGTGTGCAACAACTGTGCTGCCTACCGTAAGCTACTGGAAGCCCAGACCCCCAGTGTACGCAAGTGGGCCCTACGTCGACAGAATGAGCCTTTGGAAGTACGGCTGCAGCGGCTGGAACGAGAGCGCACGGCCAAGAAGAGCCGGCGGGACAATGAGACCCCCGAGGAGCGGGAGGTAAGGCGCATGAGGGACCGCGAAGCCAAGCGCCTGCAGCGCATGCAGGAGACAGATGAGCAGCGGGCTCGCCGGCTGCAGCGGGATCGGGAGGCCATGAGGCTGAAGCGGGCCAATGAAACCCCGGAGAAGCGGCAGGCCCGGCTCATCCGGGAGCGGGAGGCCAAGCGGCTCAAGAGAAGGCTGGAGAAAATGGACATGATGTTGCGAGCTCAGTTTGGCCAGGACCCTTCTGCCATGGCAGCCTTAGCAGCTGAAATGAACTTCTTCCAGCTACCTGTGAGTGGGGTGGAGTTGGACAGCCAGCTTCTGGGCAAGATGGCCTTTGAGGAGCAGAACAGCAGCTCTCTGCACTGA
- the ZNF821 gene encoding zinc finger protein 821 isoform X3: MCPVCGRALSSPGSLGRHLLIHSEDQRSNCAVCGARFTSHATFNSEKLPEVLNMESLPPAHSEGSSSTEGKDVAFSTPVYPAGILLVCNNCAAYRKLLEAQTPSVRKWALRRQNEPLEVRLQRLERERTAKKSRRDNETPEEREVRRMRDREAKRLQRMQETDEQRARRLQRDREAMRLKRANETPEKRQARLIREREAKRLKRRLEKMDMMLRAQFGQDPSAMAALAAEMNFFQLPVSGVELDSQLLGKMAFEEQNSSSLH; this comes from the exons ATGTGTCCTGTCTGTGGCCGGGCCCTCAGCTCCCCAGGGTCACTGGGTCGCCACCTCCTAATCCACTCGGAGGACCAGCGATCTaactgtgctgtgtgtggagcCCGTTTCACCAGCCATGCCACGTTTAACAG TGAGAAACTTCCTGAAGTACTTAATATGGAGTCCCTACCCCCAGCCCACAGCGAGGGCTCCTCCAGTACTGAGGGAAAGGACGTTGCCTTTAGTACTCCCGTGTACCCTGCTGGTATTCTGCTTGTGTGCAACAACTGTGCTGCCTACCGTAAGCTACTGGAAGCCCAGACCCCCAGTGTACGCAAGTGGGCCCTACGTCGACAGAATGAGCCTTTGGAAGTACGGCTGCAGCGGCTGGAACGAGAGCGCACGGCCAAGAAGAGCCGGCGGGACAATGAGACCCCCGAGGAGCGGGAGGTAAGGCGCATGAGGGACCGCGAAGCCAAGCGCCTGCAGCGCATGCAGGAGACAGATGAGCAGCGGGCTCGCCGGCTGCAGCGGGATCGGGAGGCCATGAGGCTGAAGCGGGCCAATGAAACCCCGGAGAAGCGGCAGGCCCGGCTCATCCGGGAGCGGGAGGCCAAGCGGCTCAAGAGAAGGCTGGAGAAAATGGACATGATGTTGCGAGCTCAGTTTGGCCAGGACCCTTCTGCCATGGCAGCCTTAGCAGCTGAAATGAACTTCTTCCAGCTACCTGTGAGTGGGGTGGAGTTGGACAGCCAGCTTCTGGGCAAGATGGCCTTTGAGGAGCAGAACAGCAGCTCTCTGCACTGA
- the ZNF821 gene encoding zinc finger protein 821 isoform X4 codes for MSRRKQTNPNKVHWDQVFAGLEEQARQAMMKTDFPGDLGSQRQAIQQLRDQDSSSSDSEGDEEETTQDEVSSHTSEEDGGVVKVEKELENAEQPVGGNEVVEHEVTENLNPDPLLGLCQCPLCQLDCGSREQLIAHVYQHTAAVVSAKSYMCPVCGRALSSPGSLGRHLLIHSEDQRSNCAVCGARFTSHATFNRWALRLGRHPSPKTRVER; via the exons GGGATCAAGTATTTGCTGGGCTAGAAGAGCAAGCCCGCCAGGCGATGATGAAAACTGATTTTCCTGGAGACCTTGGCAGTCAGCGACAAGCTATCCAACAACTAAGAGATCAGGACTCCAGTAGCA gtgacagtgagggtgaTGAAGAGGAGACCACACAGGATGAAGTCTCTTCCCACACATCAGAGGAAGATGGAGGGGTGGTCAAAGTGGAAAAAGAGTTAGAAAATGCAGAACagcctgttggtgggaatgaagtGGTAGAGCACGAG GTCACAGAGAATTTGAATCCTGACCCCTTACTTGGACTCTGCCAGTGTCCCCTCTGCCAGTTAGACTGTGGGAGTCGAGAGCAACTGATTGCGCATGTGTACCAG CACACTGCAGCAGTGGTGAGCGCCAAGAGCTATATGTGTCCTGTCTGTGGCCGGGCCCTCAGCTCCCCAGGGTCACTGGGTCGCCACCTCCTAATCCACTCGGAGGACCAGCGATCTaactgtgctgtgtgtggagcCCGTTTCACCAGCCATGCCACGTTTAACAG GTGGGCTTTAAGACTTGGTAGACACCCCAGCCCAAAGACCAGGGTGGAGAGGTAG
- the ZNF821 gene encoding zinc finger protein 821 isoform X1, whose product MSRRKQTNPNKVHWDQVFAGLEEQARQAMMKTDFPGDLGSQRQAIQQLRDQDSSSSDSEGDEEETTQDEVSSHTSEEDGGVVKVEKELENAEQPVGGNEVVEHEVTENLNPDPLLGLCQCPLCQLDCGSREQLIAHVYQHTAAVVSAKSYMCPVCGRALSSPGSLGRHLLIHSEDQRSNCAVCGARFTSHATFNSEKLPEVLNMESLPPAHSEGSSSTEGKDVAFSTPVYPAGILLVCNNCAAYRKLLEAQTPSVRKWALRRQNEPLEVRLQRLERERTAKKSRRDNETPEEREVRRMRDREAKRLQRMQETDEQRARRLQRDREAMRLKRANETPEKRQARLIREREAKRLKRRLEKMDMMLRAQFGQDPSAMAALAAEMNFFQLPVSGVELDSQLLGKMAFEEQNSSSLH is encoded by the exons GGGATCAAGTATTTGCTGGGCTAGAAGAGCAAGCCCGCCAGGCGATGATGAAAACTGATTTTCCTGGAGACCTTGGCAGTCAGCGACAAGCTATCCAACAACTAAGAGATCAGGACTCCAGTAGCA gtgacagtgagggtgaTGAAGAGGAGACCACACAGGATGAAGTCTCTTCCCACACATCAGAGGAAGATGGAGGGGTGGTCAAAGTGGAAAAAGAGTTAGAAAATGCAGAACagcctgttggtgggaatgaagtGGTAGAGCACGAG GTCACAGAGAATTTGAATCCTGACCCCTTACTTGGACTCTGCCAGTGTCCCCTCTGCCAGTTAGACTGTGGGAGTCGAGAGCAACTGATTGCGCATGTGTACCAG CACACTGCAGCAGTGGTGAGCGCCAAGAGCTATATGTGTCCTGTCTGTGGCCGGGCCCTCAGCTCCCCAGGGTCACTGGGTCGCCACCTCCTAATCCACTCGGAGGACCAGCGATCTaactgtgctgtgtgtggagcCCGTTTCACCAGCCATGCCACGTTTAACAG TGAGAAACTTCCTGAAGTACTTAATATGGAGTCCCTACCCCCAGCCCACAGCGAGGGCTCCTCCAGTACTGAGGGAAAGGACGTTGCCTTTAGTACTCCCGTGTACCCTGCTGGTATTCTGCTTGTGTGCAACAACTGTGCTGCCTACCGTAAGCTACTGGAAGCCCAGACCCCCAGTGTACGCAAGTGGGCCCTACGTCGACAGAATGAGCCTTTGGAAGTACGGCTGCAGCGGCTGGAACGAGAGCGCACGGCCAAGAAGAGCCGGCGGGACAATGAGACCCCCGAGGAGCGGGAGGTAAGGCGCATGAGGGACCGCGAAGCCAAGCGCCTGCAGCGCATGCAGGAGACAGATGAGCAGCGGGCTCGCCGGCTGCAGCGGGATCGGGAGGCCATGAGGCTGAAGCGGGCCAATGAAACCCCGGAGAAGCGGCAGGCCCGGCTCATCCGGGAGCGGGAGGCCAAGCGGCTCAAGAGAAGGCTGGAGAAAATGGACATGATGTTGCGAGCTCAGTTTGGCCAGGACCCTTCTGCCATGGCAGCCTTAGCAGCTGAAATGAACTTCTTCCAGCTACCTGTGAGTGGGGTGGAGTTGGACAGCCAGCTTCTGGGCAAGATGGCCTTTGAGGAGCAGAACAGCAGCTCTCTGCACTGA